In one Parageobacillus genomosp. 1 genomic region, the following are encoded:
- a CDS encoding DUF2892 domain-containing protein translates to MANIGIVNALIRITFGLTMLAWATAKMVRRPWCTSYLIVALLAAMKVGEGITRFCPMTALFENYHHEQAIRIKENATINPT, encoded by the coding sequence ATGGCAAATATCGGTATTGTAAATGCGCTTATTCGCATCACGTTCGGGCTAACGATGCTTGCATGGGCAACGGCAAAAATGGTAAGACGTCCTTGGTGCACCTCTTATCTTATTGTCGCGTTGCTCGCTGCCATGAAAGTAGGCGAAGGAATCACCCGTTTTTGTCCAATGACTGCTTTATTTGAAAATTATCACCATGAGCAGGCGATTCGCATAAAAGAGAATGCTACAATCAATCCTACGTAA
- a CDS encoding DUF3048 domain-containing protein — translation MHEEKQQASQPKPAPVETPKQQDISKQQVFPLTGLPAEGAVNHRVVAVMVNNHPKARPQSGLQKADIVYEVLAEGDITRFLALYQSEFPEKVGPIRSARDYYIDLSNGYHAIYVCHGWSPEAKALLEDGTTDYLNGLFYDGTLFKRASFRKAPHNSYITFANIEKGAAENGYALQDDVQPLSFRQDTATGEKAETITITYSHRSYAQVQYKYVPAQKSYYRYSAGEQTVDYDTHDPIAMQNIMVIAAKHRVMDAAGRRSIDLDSGGDGYLFQNGVVQKIQWKNVDGRILPFINGNLIGFVPGKTWINVVPDLNIVKW, via the coding sequence ATGCATGAAGAAAAACAACAAGCCTCTCAGCCGAAACCGGCACCCGTGGAAACACCAAAACAACAGGACATTTCCAAACAGCAAGTGTTTCCACTAACCGGGCTGCCAGCGGAAGGTGCGGTGAACCATCGCGTTGTTGCGGTAATGGTAAACAATCATCCAAAAGCGCGGCCGCAGTCAGGACTGCAAAAAGCAGATATCGTTTATGAGGTGCTGGCAGAAGGGGATATTACGCGCTTTTTAGCATTATATCAGAGCGAATTTCCAGAAAAAGTAGGTCCAATACGCAGTGCGCGCGACTACTATATTGATTTGAGCAATGGCTATCATGCGATCTATGTTTGCCATGGCTGGAGTCCGGAGGCAAAAGCCTTGTTGGAAGATGGAACGACGGATTATTTAAACGGCTTGTTTTATGACGGAACATTGTTTAAACGCGCTTCGTTCCGTAAAGCGCCGCATAATTCCTATATTACATTTGCCAATATTGAAAAAGGGGCAGCCGAAAACGGCTATGCGCTGCAAGACGATGTCCAGCCGCTTTCATTTCGCCAAGATACTGCGACAGGGGAGAAGGCGGAAACCATTACGATTACGTATTCGCATCGCAGCTATGCGCAAGTGCAGTACAAGTATGTCCCCGCTCAAAAAAGCTATTATCGCTATAGCGCAGGGGAGCAAACAGTCGATTATGATACGCATGACCCGATCGCCATGCAAAATATCATGGTCATTGCCGCCAAGCACCGGGTGATGGATGCGGCCGGGCGGCGCAGTATTGATCTCGATTCCGGGGGAGACGGGTACTTATTCCAAAATGGCGTGGTACAAAAAATACAATGGAAAAATGTCGATGGCCGCATTTTGCCGTTTATAAATGGCAACCTAATCGGATTTGTACCGGGGAAAACATGGATCAACGTCGTTCCCGACTTAAATATAGTAAAATGGTAA
- a CDS encoding EYxxD motif small membrane protein, with protein sequence MLLEYMTDMSFVLATLVGGIIALVFVYVRRKRVR encoded by the coding sequence ATGTTGCTCGAATACATGACAGATATGTCGTTTGTACTTGCTACTTTGGTTGGCGGCATTATCGCCCTTGTGTTTGTCTATGTGCGCCGGAAGCGCGTTCGATAG
- a CDS encoding adenine deaminase C-terminal domain-containing protein — protein MSEQRYRWKSYELREHAAIIDGKKSPTIVLTNATYLHSYFREWLKGNIWIYHDRIVYVGERFPDRVDDQCEIIDCSGYVLVPGYIEPHAHPFQLYNPHTFAHYASKYGTTTLINDNLFFILQLSDNKAFSLLEKMNTLPSSMYWWCRFDGQTELEREEEQLSNARIKRWLEQETVLQGGELTGWPKLLAGDDLMLHWIQEAKRMKRKIEGHFPGASEKTLTKMVLLGADCDHEAMTGKEVYTRLLHGYTVSLRHSSIRPDLPVLLQEIKELGIHQYDKLILTTDGSPPAFYEDGVIDRLIRIALDHGVPVIDAYNMATVNVARHYGIEHLHGSITTGRIANINFLRAKEDPTPVQVLAKGQWVKREGDGSITWPSISWNDYGIEPLRLSWNLSMDDLHFSMPMGMHMQNSVIMKPYSISIDTSRDALSTDHDESFLVLIDRHGKWRVNTILKGFATRVHGLVSSYSTTGDIILIGKSKQDMFLAFQRMGEIGGGIVLVENGEIIHEIPLSLSGMTSEQSVEQLIDEEKKFVELLKQRGYRFVDPVYSLFFLQSTHLPYVRITQRGIYDVMNKTVLFPSIMR, from the coding sequence ATGAGCGAACAACGTTATCGTTGGAAAAGTTATGAACTACGTGAACATGCCGCGATTATTGACGGAAAAAAATCGCCGACAATAGTGTTAACGAATGCCACGTATTTACATTCATATTTTCGTGAATGGTTAAAAGGAAATATTTGGATATATCATGATCGAATTGTGTACGTCGGGGAACGGTTTCCCGATCGGGTCGATGATCAATGCGAAATCATTGATTGCAGCGGTTATGTGTTAGTTCCTGGCTATATTGAACCGCATGCACATCCATTTCAGTTATATAATCCCCATACGTTTGCGCACTATGCATCGAAATATGGAACGACAACATTGATTAACGATAATTTATTCTTTATTTTGCAATTGTCAGATAACAAGGCGTTTTCTTTGTTGGAGAAAATGAATACGCTTCCATCATCGATGTACTGGTGGTGCCGATTTGATGGACAGACGGAGCTGGAGAGAGAAGAAGAACAGTTATCCAACGCCAGAATAAAACGGTGGCTCGAACAAGAAACGGTATTGCAAGGCGGGGAGTTAACAGGATGGCCGAAGCTTCTCGCTGGAGACGATCTTATGCTCCATTGGATTCAAGAAGCAAAGCGGATGAAACGAAAAATTGAAGGCCATTTTCCTGGTGCTTCTGAGAAAACGCTTACAAAAATGGTGCTGCTTGGCGCTGATTGCGATCATGAAGCGATGACAGGGAAAGAAGTATATACGCGGCTCTTGCACGGATATACCGTGTCATTGCGCCATTCATCCATTCGCCCGGATTTACCGGTACTTCTCCAAGAAATAAAGGAACTTGGCATTCATCAGTATGATAAGTTGATTCTTACGACGGACGGTTCGCCGCCAGCGTTTTATGAGGATGGAGTTATCGACCGTTTGATTCGTATTGCGTTGGATCATGGTGTTCCTGTCATTGACGCCTACAACATGGCTACGGTGAACGTCGCGCGTCATTACGGAATCGAGCATCTCCATGGCAGCATTACGACAGGAAGAATAGCAAACATTAACTTTTTACGTGCGAAAGAAGACCCTACTCCTGTGCAAGTACTTGCAAAAGGACAGTGGGTAAAGCGGGAGGGAGACGGCTCGATAACATGGCCATCGATATCGTGGAACGACTACGGAATTGAACCGCTTCGTCTATCTTGGAATTTATCGATGGACGACTTGCATTTTTCAATGCCGATGGGAATGCATATGCAAAACTCGGTTATTATGAAACCATATTCTATTTCGATTGACACCTCACGCGATGCACTGTCTACCGATCATGATGAAAGCTTTTTGGTGCTTATCGACCGTCATGGAAAATGGCGTGTCAATACGATATTAAAAGGATTTGCTACTCGTGTTCACGGACTTGTTAGCTCCTATTCGACTACAGGGGATATTATTTTAATCGGAAAAAGCAAGCAGGATATGTTTCTTGCTTTCCAACGAATGGGTGAAATCGGCGGCGGAATTGTGCTGGTGGAAAATGGCGAAATCATTCATGAAATTCCGCTATCCCTCAGTGGCATGACATCGGAACAAAGCGTAGAACAACTGATTGATGAGGAGAAAAAGTTCGTTGAACTATTAAAGCAGCGCGGATATCGTTTTGTTGACCCAGTTTATTCGCTATTCTTTTTGCAATCGACACATTTACCGTATGTGCGTATAACACAACGAGGAATTTATGATGTAATGAACAAAACAGTACTCTTTCCGTCGATAATGCGTTAA
- a CDS encoding CamS family sex pheromone protein, producing the protein MKKQFMIWLALLLLLSACAPKFGEEEVVQKKNNKEQKAVIPKYNISDSYYRVVLPFKPSGARGEVVEDLNTRLDVDEFETGLMRVAQERFSPEDYLFQEGQYLDKKTVKSWLQRQKEKENVGLNPPISGKGTNEEKNKKSPIYLAGILEHDYLTKISDDKVKLGGVVIGLALNSVHYYETEEGYPREVKIKDEDIEREGKRIAAEVLSRLRNMKGLKEVPITIALYKQAPRSSVIPGHFFAVTHVDEGSSTIDDWEAIKEEYYLFPSDEAEENHRDDWLKFNNFKSDIEEFFPNYTGVVGKGLYVNDQLQQLTINITMPFYGKAEVIGFTQYVTGLVMEKFPDYINVSIYITSTVGPESVIVRKAKADQPFVHIYQ; encoded by the coding sequence ATGAAAAAACAGTTCATGATCTGGTTGGCTCTGCTTCTGCTTCTTTCCGCTTGTGCGCCAAAATTCGGCGAGGAAGAGGTAGTGCAGAAAAAAAATAATAAAGAGCAAAAGGCTGTCATTCCAAAATACAATATTTCCGACTCCTATTACCGTGTTGTGCTACCGTTTAAACCATCAGGAGCGCGTGGCGAAGTAGTCGAAGATTTGAATACGCGCCTAGACGTCGATGAATTTGAAACCGGACTGATGCGCGTCGCGCAAGAACGTTTTTCTCCGGAAGATTATTTATTTCAGGAAGGCCAATATTTAGATAAAAAAACGGTGAAGAGCTGGCTGCAACGACAAAAGGAAAAGGAAAACGTTGGGTTAAATCCGCCTATTAGCGGCAAAGGAACGAATGAAGAGAAAAACAAAAAAAGTCCGATTTATTTGGCTGGCATTTTAGAACATGATTATTTAACGAAAATAAGCGACGATAAAGTGAAATTAGGGGGAGTTGTCATCGGGCTGGCGCTGAACTCGGTTCATTACTATGAAACGGAAGAAGGCTATCCGCGCGAAGTAAAAATAAAAGACGAGGACATCGAACGGGAAGGGAAACGCATCGCCGCGGAAGTGCTCTCCCGGCTCCGCAACATGAAAGGTTTGAAAGAAGTTCCGATTACGATTGCTTTATATAAACAGGCACCGAGATCTTCCGTGATTCCGGGACACTTTTTTGCCGTTACCCATGTCGACGAAGGAAGCAGTACCATTGATGATTGGGAGGCGATTAAAGAGGAATATTATTTATTCCCGTCAGATGAGGCGGAGGAAAATCACCGCGACGATTGGTTAAAATTTAATAACTTTAAATCCGATATTGAAGAATTTTTCCCGAATTATACTGGGGTTGTTGGAAAGGGATTATATGTAAATGACCAGCTGCAGCAATTAACAATTAATATTACAATGCCATTTTATGGAAAAGCAGAAGTAATCGGATTTACGCAATACGTGACCGGATTAGTGATGGAAAAGTTTCCAGATTATATTAATGTGAGCATTTATATCACTTCCACCGTTGGTCCGGAAAGCGTTATTGTTCGGAAAGCGAAGGCAGATCAGCCGTTTGTCCATATTTATCAATAG
- a CDS encoding heptaprenylglyceryl phosphate synthase, giving the protein MYDIREWRHVFKLDPNKEISDEHLERVCESGTDAIIVGGTDGVTLENVLELLGRIRRFSVPCVLEISNLESITPGFDFYFIPMVLNSRETKWIIDLHHEAVKQFGDIMNWDEIWMEGYCILHKHCKAAMLTAANTELGEEDVVAYARIAEHMYHLPIFYLEYSGVYGDPQLVERVKQVLMKTQLFYGGGIKTAKQAKEMAQHADTVVVGNIVYEDIDQALATVKAVKQ; this is encoded by the coding sequence ATGTATGATATTCGCGAGTGGCGCCACGTATTTAAGCTAGACCCGAATAAAGAAATTAGCGATGAACATCTTGAACGCGTTTGTGAATCAGGGACCGACGCCATTATTGTCGGCGGAACGGACGGCGTTACATTAGAAAATGTACTAGAGCTGTTAGGGCGCATCCGTCGCTTTTCCGTTCCATGTGTTTTGGAAATCTCCAATCTAGAGTCTATCACCCCTGGTTTTGATTTTTATTTTATCCCGATGGTACTGAACAGCCGCGAAACAAAATGGATCATCGATCTGCATCACGAAGCGGTGAAACAGTTTGGCGACATCATGAATTGGGATGAAATATGGATGGAAGGGTATTGCATTTTACATAAACATTGTAAAGCGGCTATGCTTACCGCGGCGAACACGGAGCTTGGGGAAGAAGATGTGGTTGCGTATGCGCGTATCGCTGAGCATATGTACCACTTGCCGATTTTTTATTTGGAATATAGCGGTGTTTACGGAGATCCGCAGCTCGTCGAGCGCGTCAAACAAGTATTAATGAAAACACAGCTGTTTTACGGCGGGGGGATTAAAACAGCAAAACAAGCGAAAGAAATGGCGCAACACGCTGATACGGTCGTTGTGGGCAACATCGTTTACGAAGACATCGACCAAGCGCTGGCCACGGTCAAAGCGGTAAAGCAGTAA
- the ligA gene encoding NAD-dependent DNA ligase LigA, with product MDRQAAQTRIEELRELLNKYNYEYHVLDRPSVPDAEYDRLMQELIALEEQYPEFKTKDSPTQRVGGQPLDAFQKVEHRTPMLSLANAFHEGDLRDFDRRVRQEVGDDVAYVCELKIDGLAVSVRYEDGYFVQGATRGDGVTGEDITENLKTIRSLPLRLKEAVTLEARGEAYMPKASFERLNEQRKQRGEELFANPRNAAAGSLRQLDPKIAASRHLDLFVYGLANAEELGIDSHSAALDYLQTLGFKVNPERRRCANIDEVIRFVNEWHEKRPQLPYEIDGIVIKVDSFEQQEQLGATAKSPRWAIAYKFPAEEVVTKLIGIELNVGRTGVVTPTAILEPVRVAGTTVQRATLHNEDFIREKDIRIGDSVVIKKAGDIIPEVVNVVFDRRTGEEVPFVMPTHCPECSSELVRLEGEVALRCINPKCLAQIREGLIHFVSRQAMNIEGLGEKVISQLFREGLIHDVADIYRLTKEQLINLERMGEKSATNLLSAIEASKQNSLERLLFGLGIRHVGAKAAKVLAEHFETMDRLQNATKEELMSIHEVGEKMADSIVTYFAKPEVKELLNELRVYGVNMEYKGPKTPKAGDVDSYFAGKTVVLTGKLESLSRNEAKEKIEQLGGKVTGSVSKNTDLVIAGADAGSKLTKAQQLNIEIWDEMRFLQEIEQNK from the coding sequence ATGGACCGACAAGCTGCGCAAACACGTATTGAAGAGCTGCGCGAACTGTTAAATAAATACAATTATGAATACCATGTTCTCGACCGCCCATCCGTGCCTGATGCGGAATACGATCGGCTCATGCAAGAGCTGATCGCGCTCGAAGAACAATATCCGGAATTCAAAACAAAAGATTCTCCTACGCAGCGGGTCGGCGGACAACCGTTAGATGCGTTTCAAAAAGTGGAGCATCGCACTCCGATGTTAAGCCTCGCCAATGCGTTTCATGAAGGCGATTTGCGCGACTTCGACCGCCGCGTGCGCCAGGAAGTCGGCGATGATGTCGCCTATGTGTGCGAGCTGAAAATCGATGGGCTGGCCGTTTCCGTCCGTTACGAAGACGGCTATTTTGTCCAAGGGGCGACGCGCGGCGACGGAGTGACCGGCGAGGATATTACGGAAAACTTAAAAACGATCCGCTCTTTGCCGCTTCGCCTGAAGGAAGCCGTGACACTGGAAGCCCGTGGCGAAGCGTATATGCCGAAAGCGTCGTTTGAGCGGCTGAATGAACAGCGAAAGCAGCGCGGCGAAGAGCTGTTTGCCAATCCGCGCAACGCCGCAGCCGGTTCGCTGCGCCAGCTCGATCCAAAAATCGCGGCGTCCCGCCATCTTGATTTATTCGTCTACGGTCTTGCCAATGCCGAAGAACTAGGGATCGATTCGCACAGCGCCGCCCTTGATTATTTACAAACGCTCGGATTTAAAGTCAATCCAGAACGGCGGAGATGCGCCAATATCGATGAAGTCATTCGCTTTGTCAACGAATGGCATGAAAAACGCCCGCAACTCCCATACGAAATCGATGGCATCGTCATCAAAGTGGATTCATTTGAACAGCAGGAACAGCTAGGCGCAACCGCAAAAAGCCCACGCTGGGCGATCGCGTATAAATTTCCGGCCGAGGAAGTGGTCACGAAGCTGATTGGCATTGAATTAAATGTCGGGCGCACGGGTGTTGTAACGCCGACTGCGATTCTTGAGCCGGTCCGTGTTGCGGGCACGACGGTGCAGCGCGCCACTCTCCATAATGAAGATTTCATTCGCGAAAAAGACATCCGCATCGGCGATTCCGTCGTGATTAAAAAGGCGGGCGATATTATTCCGGAAGTAGTCAATGTCGTGTTTGACCGGCGGACAGGAGAAGAAGTACCGTTTGTCATGCCGACGCATTGTCCGGAGTGCAGCAGTGAATTAGTCCGGCTCGAAGGCGAAGTAGCGCTTCGCTGCATTAATCCGAAATGTCTGGCGCAAATCCGCGAGGGACTCATTCATTTTGTTTCGCGCCAAGCGATGAACATTGAAGGGCTTGGCGAAAAGGTCATCTCCCAGCTGTTCCGCGAAGGGCTCATCCACGATGTTGCCGATATTTATCGTTTGACAAAAGAACAGTTAATTAACTTGGAACGGATGGGGGAAAAATCGGCAACTAATTTGCTCAGCGCCATTGAAGCATCGAAACAAAACTCGTTAGAGCGCCTTCTATTTGGGTTAGGCATCCGCCATGTCGGCGCGAAAGCGGCAAAAGTGCTGGCAGAACATTTTGAAACGATGGACCGTCTGCAAAATGCGACAAAAGAAGAATTGATGTCAATTCACGAAGTTGGCGAGAAAATGGCTGACTCTATTGTCACCTATTTTGCGAAACCGGAAGTAAAAGAGTTGTTAAATGAACTGCGCGTTTACGGTGTCAATATGGAATACAAAGGTCCAAAAACGCCGAAAGCTGGCGATGTCGATTCTTACTTTGCCGGCAAAACGGTTGTGCTGACCGGGAAGCTGGAATCGCTGTCGCGCAACGAAGCAAAAGAAAAAATTGAGCAGCTCGGCGGCAAAGTCACCGGCAGCGTCAGCAAAAATACCGATTTAGTCATCGCTGGCGCCGATGCTGGTTCGAAACTGACAAAGGCCCAGCAGCTAAATATCGAAATCTGGGATGAAATGAGATTTCTGCAAGAAATTGAGCAAAATAAGTAG
- a CDS encoding YerC/YecD family TrpR-related protein, translating into MQIDKLRGREVDQLFKAILSLRDLEECYRFFDDLCTVNEIQSLAQRLEVARMLREGYTYHKIETETGASTATISRVKRCLNYGNDAYAMALDRIKEETKQPSEEAHNA; encoded by the coding sequence ATGCAAATTGATAAATTACGCGGCAGAGAAGTAGATCAGCTGTTTAAAGCGATTCTTTCTTTGCGCGATTTAGAGGAGTGCTATCGCTTTTTTGATGACTTATGTACGGTTAACGAAATTCAGTCGTTAGCGCAGCGCCTCGAAGTGGCACGCATGCTTCGCGAAGGCTATACGTATCATAAAATTGAAACGGAAACAGGAGCAAGCACGGCAACGATTTCGCGCGTCAAACGCTGCTTAAACTATGGGAACGATGCGTATGCGATGGCATTAGACCGCATTAAAGAAGAAACAAAACAACCTTCCGAAGAAGCGCACAACGCCTAA
- the pcrA gene encoding DNA helicase PcrA, translating into MNFLSEKLLANLNKEQQAAVKTTEGPLLIMAGAGSGKTRVLTHRIAYLMAEKHVAPWNILAITFTNKAAREMKERVQALLGGAAEEVWISTFHSMCVRILRRDIDRIGINRNFSILDTTDQLSVIKNILKEKNIDPKKFEPRTILGTISSAKNELLTPEKFAKRAGSYYEKVVSEVYEEYQQRLLRNHSLDFDDLIMTTIQLFERVPEVLEYYQYKFQYIHIDEYQDTNRAQYTLVKMLAARFQNICVVGDADQSIYRWRGADIQNILSFERDYPNAKVILLEQNYRSTKRILQAANEVIENNINRKPKRLWTENPEGKKIVYYEAMNEADEAQFVAGKIKEYVDGGKRRYSDFAILYRTNAQSRIIEEVFLKSNIPYQIVGGLKFYDRKEIKDILAYLRVIANPNDDISLLRIINVPKRGIGVSSLDKIVSYASENGLSVFEALGELEHIGLSARIAASLLEFRRQLEQWAQLQEYVSVTELVEEVLDKSGYREMLKAEKTLEAQSRLENIDEFLSVTKHFENVSEDKSLIAFLTDLALISDIDQLNETNGNNEDSVVLMTLHSAKGLEFPVVFLIGMEEGIFPHNRSLNDEDEMEEERRLAYVGITRAEEELFLTSAQMRTLFGNIHVNPVSRFIGEIPEELIETVNRRTLHAAASPTKHTGFRTPVLGSAGGGTTVWKVGDKADHKKWGIGTVVSVRGEGEDQELDIAFPSPIGIKRLLAKFAPITKV; encoded by the coding sequence GTGAATTTTTTGTCGGAAAAATTACTGGCTAATTTAAATAAGGAGCAGCAGGCCGCTGTGAAAACGACGGAAGGACCGCTTCTCATTATGGCGGGGGCGGGAAGCGGAAAAACGCGCGTATTAACACACCGGATTGCCTATTTAATGGCAGAAAAGCATGTGGCCCCATGGAATATTTTAGCGATTACGTTTACGAACAAAGCGGCTCGGGAAATGAAAGAACGCGTGCAGGCGCTGTTAGGCGGCGCAGCGGAAGAGGTATGGATTTCCACGTTCCATTCGATGTGCGTTCGCATTTTACGCCGCGATATTGACCGCATCGGCATCAACCGCAATTTTTCCATTCTCGATACGACCGATCAGCTTTCGGTAATTAAAAACATTTTAAAAGAGAAAAACATCGATCCGAAAAAGTTTGAACCAAGAACCATACTCGGCACGATCAGCAGCGCGAAAAATGAATTGCTCACTCCAGAGAAATTTGCCAAACGAGCAGGCAGCTATTATGAAAAAGTCGTCAGCGAAGTGTATGAAGAATACCAACAGCGCCTTTTGCGCAACCATTCTCTTGATTTTGACGACTTAATTATGACGACGATTCAGCTGTTTGAACGTGTGCCGGAAGTATTGGAGTACTACCAATATAAATTCCAATATATTCACATTGATGAGTACCAAGACACCAACCGTGCGCAGTATACGCTTGTCAAAATGCTGGCGGCGCGCTTCCAAAATATATGCGTTGTCGGCGATGCGGATCAATCGATTTACCGCTGGCGCGGCGCCGATATTCAAAACATCTTATCGTTTGAACGGGACTATCCAAATGCGAAAGTAATTTTGCTTGAACAAAACTACCGCTCCACCAAGCGGATTTTGCAAGCGGCAAACGAAGTCATTGAAAACAATATCAACCGCAAGCCGAAAAGGCTTTGGACGGAAAATCCGGAAGGAAAGAAAATCGTTTATTATGAAGCGATGAATGAGGCAGATGAAGCGCAATTTGTCGCCGGCAAAATTAAAGAATATGTCGATGGCGGAAAACGCCGCTATTCCGATTTTGCTATTTTGTACCGCACGAATGCCCAGTCGCGGATCATTGAAGAGGTGTTCCTCAAGTCCAATATCCCGTATCAAATTGTCGGCGGTTTAAAGTTCTATGACCGTAAAGAGATTAAAGATATTTTGGCCTATTTGCGCGTCATTGCAAACCCGAATGATGATATTAGTTTGCTGCGCATCATTAATGTGCCAAAGCGCGGTATTGGCGTGTCTTCACTTGATAAAATCGTAAGCTATGCTTCCGAAAACGGATTATCGGTATTTGAAGCGCTCGGTGAACTGGAGCATATTGGACTCTCTGCCCGCATTGCCGCTTCCTTGCTGGAATTTCGCCGCCAGCTCGAACAATGGGCACAGCTGCAAGAATACGTTTCCGTCACCGAGCTGGTCGAAGAAGTGTTGGACAAGTCCGGTTACCGCGAGATGCTGAAGGCGGAAAAAACGCTGGAGGCGCAAAGCCGCTTGGAAAACATTGACGAGTTTTTATCGGTCACCAAACATTTTGAAAATGTGAGTGAGGACAAGTCGCTTATTGCGTTTTTAACGGATTTGGCGTTAATTTCGGATATTGACCAGCTCAATGAGACGAATGGTAATAACGAAGATTCCGTCGTGCTCATGACGCTTCATTCCGCAAAAGGATTGGAGTTCCCAGTTGTCTTTCTCATCGGAATGGAAGAAGGAATTTTTCCGCATAACCGTTCGCTTAACGATGAGGACGAGATGGAAGAGGAGCGCCGTCTCGCGTATGTCGGCATTACCCGCGCGGAAGAAGAGTTGTTTTTAACGAGCGCGCAAATGCGCACGCTGTTTGGAAATATCCATGTCAATCCGGTATCGCGCTTTATTGGCGAAATTCCGGAAGAATTAATCGAAACCGTCAACCGCCGGACATTGCACGCCGCTGCTTCCCCAACAAAACATACCGGTTTCCGTACGCCGGTCTTAGGATCGGCTGGCGGCGGGACGACGGTGTGGAAAGTTGGCGATAAAGCAGACCATAAAAAATGGGGAATCGGCACGGTGGTCAGCGTGCGCGGAGAAGGGGAAGACCAGGAATTGGACATTGCCTTCCCAAGCCCGATTGGCATTAAACGGCTGCTTGCCAAGTTTGCTCCGATTACAAAAGTGTAA